The DNA segment TTGATCGCCGTCCACGGGATCCGTTTGGTATAGAACATCCATTTAATGGCCAGGCATTGTGGGGTAACTTGGTACCGAATGGTGTAAAAACCCAGAACGATAACTAGACCAAAGATAATGAAGAGCACTAGGGGAATAAGGAAAACAATCCACATTAACTGACTGGCACCAGCCAGAGCGTAGAAAAGGGCTTTAGTTAAACTAAAAGCTATCACCAGGAAGGTCAGTAGACCGATTAACCCTCCCCTGGAGGCAGTCGGGCGGAATAGTTCCATACGCAGATTCACCTGAGGAAAAATTCTCAGGTGACCCCTCCCTTCTTCCAAACTTTTATATAGAATATATTCCCTTTTCCACCGCATATTTCCTTCTGCGGCAAAAATTTTATTAATCGCCAAAACTAATGCCAATCGCCCGGGCAGTGGACACCAGCTCGCCGTCCGGTGGAACGCGCTTCAAATTACTAACAGCCTCGGCTAAGGGGACGGCGGTGATCTGTGGGCTGCGGAGGGCAACCATCTTCCCGAATTGACCCTCCATAATCAGTTTGACCGCAGCGACACCGTACCGGGTGCCCAGGATGCGGTCAAACGGGGTGGGGCTGCCGCCCCGCTGCAGGTGACCAAGAACAGTGACCCGGGTCTCCATCCCCGTTAGGGCTTCGATCTCATTGCCTACCTTGTTGGCGATCCCACCTAAACGGATGGGATCGGCACTATCGGGGATTACCTTCTGCACCACCATATCTCCGCCCGCGTACCTGGCTCCCTCGGCCACGACCACGATGCTGAACTTCTTGCCATCTTGACAACGGTTGGTGATTTTCTCACAGACCTTATTCAGGCTAAACGGGATCTCCGGAATTAGAATGACGTCAGCCCCGCCCGCCAGGCCTGCTTCCAGAGCGATCCAGCCTGCATAGCGGCCCATCACCTCCAGCACCATAACCCGGTGATGGGATTCGGCAGTGGTGTGCAGTTTATCCAATGCTTCGGTAGCCGTCACCAGGGCCGAATCAAAACCAAAGGTGACATCGGTAGCGGATAAGTCATTGTCAATCGTTTTAGGTATACCGACGACAGGTAAGCCTTTGTCGAACAGTTCTTTAGCGATGGTGAGACTGCCGTCTCCACCAATTACCACCAGGGCTTGCGCCCCATTCCGGTAAATATTCTCAATCACCTGATCGGAAACATCGACGGTAATGCGCTGGCCGTCCTGGATAACCGGATAGGCAAAGGGGTTATCTCGGTTGGTAGTACCCAGAATGGTTCCACCCCGAGGCAAGATGCCGGATATATCGCTTAGGCCCAGCGGTCGGATCCGGTTGTAGATAGCGCCATTGAACCCGTCCAGAAAGCCGACCACTTCTAGGCCGTACTCATTGATCGCGGTTTTAACTACAGCGCGGATAACTGCGTTTAATCCTGGGCAATCTCCGCCGCCGGTAAGGACAGCAATTTTCTTGATCCCTTTTGGATTCATCAGTAGAGACCTCCTCTGCTATTTAGATTCTACGGCCGCTCGCCGAGGATAACTTCCACCGAGACATCTTGTTTGTCCCGCCAGATACTGATGACTGTTTTCTGCCCGGCGTGGAGCTTTCGCAACCGGTCATTGAGGTCCTCCCAGTTACTAGTTTTTTCGTTATTGATCCCCCTGATCACATCGGCAGGTTTCAGACCAGCTTTGGCGGCTGGGCTGCCGGGGACAACTCGCGAGATGACCACCCCCTCGAGATCGGGCAGACCGGCATAGCGCGCAAATTCAGGCGTGACTGGTTCCAGTTCGACGCCAAGCCAGGGTCGGATGATTCGTCCCTTGTTCACCAGGTCTTCGAGAACATCCTTCGCGGTGTTAATGGGAATGGCGAAACCAATTCCCTGGGCCTGCGCGTTCACCGCAGTATTAATGCCAATTACCTCCCCCTTCAGGTTCAACAGCGGACCGCCGCTGTTGCCCGGGTTAATCGCCGCATCAGTCTGGATCAAATTGCGGTAGGAACGATCTTGTATGGTTACCGGACGGCCGGTTGCGCTAATGACACCGGCGGTAACGGTGTGGTCAAGACCATAGGGGTTACCGATCGCGATCACCCAATCACCAACCCGGATCGAGTTTGAGTCGCCCAGCACCAGGGTGGGCAAGTCCCGGTCAGCGGAAACCTTCAGTACTGCCAGATCCAACTCGTGATCAGCCCCAACCACTTTCGCCGGGTAGGTATCTTTGCCGATGGTGACTACCACTTTACTGGCCTGGGCAATAACGTGTTCGTTGGTGATGATGTATCCATCTTTGCTGAAAATGAAACCCGTGCCAATCCCATGTTGTTTCTGGGACGGACGCACGCGAAAAGCATCCCCAAAAAATTCACGGAAGAACGGG comes from the Bacillota bacterium genome and includes:
- a CDS encoding 6-phosphofructokinase translates to MNPKGIKKIAVLTGGGDCPGLNAVIRAVVKTAINEYGLEVVGFLDGFNGAIYNRIRPLGLSDISGILPRGGTILGTTNRDNPFAYPVIQDGQRITVDVSDQVIENIYRNGAQALVVIGGDGSLTIAKELFDKGLPVVGIPKTIDNDLSATDVTFGFDSALVTATEALDKLHTTAESHHRVMVLEVMGRYAGWIALEAGLAGGADVILIPEIPFSLNKVCEKITNRCQDGKKFSIVVVAEGARYAGGDMVVQKVIPDSADPIRLGGIANKVGNEIEALTGMETRVTVLGHLQRGGSPTPFDRILGTRYGVAAVKLIMEGQFGKMVALRSPQITAVPLAEAVSNLKRVPPDGELVSTARAIGISFGD
- a CDS encoding trypsin-like serine protease is translated as MNTRWRKIISYFVVALVAFWLGSVINGKATAPFSLTALSRLTKTTTEAIPVAKSGNLLIGPTTIADTVQQIGLAVVNIDTEIESPSPRGFDPFFNDPFFREFFGDAFRVRPSQKQHGIGTGFIFSKDGYIITNEHVIAQASKVVVTIGKDTYPAKVVGADHELDLAVLKVSADRDLPTLVLGDSNSIRVGDWVIAIGNPYGLDHTVTAGVISATGRPVTIQDRSYRNLIQTDAAINPGNSGGPLLNLKGEVIGINTAVNAQAQGIGFAIPINTAKDVLEDLVNKGRIIRPWLGVELEPVTPEFARYAGLPDLEGVVISRVVPGSPAAKAGLKPADVIRGINNEKTSNWEDLNDRLRKLHAGQKTVISIWRDKQDVSVEVILGERP